The proteins below come from a single Oxyura jamaicensis isolate SHBP4307 breed ruddy duck chromosome 1, BPBGC_Ojam_1.0, whole genome shotgun sequence genomic window:
- the LOC118160860 gene encoding fibulin-2-like, giving the protein MWPPIAGMTPASALCLWLGCLLLCVAAPTPICDTSTCSSCSEPTPGGCCPPCAPACACPPYLQDDCEMQGFTDGHVPAGRSFYIDFARKLCTCQPGGDITCTPHCTPVPPTCQAVGSPVADGCPRCVCYDKEEVAVPAGTVVPRGARLCTCPPEGGRLQCGDGGEE; this is encoded by the exons ATGTGGCCACCTATAGCAGG CATGACTCCTGCCAGTGCACTCTGCCTGTGGCTcggctgcctcctgctttgTGTCGCTGCCCCAACACCCATCTGTGACACCAGcacctgctcctcctgctccgaGCCcacccctgggggctgctgcccacCCTGTGCCCCTGCCTGTGCCTGCCCCCCCTACCTGCAGGATGACTGCGAGATGCAAGGCTTCACTGATGGCCACGTTCCTGCCGGCCGCTCCTTCTACATCGACTTTGCCCGCAAGCTGTGCACCTGCCAGCCTGGCGGGGACATCACCTGCACCCCACACTGCACCCCTGTGCCCCCCACCTGCCAGGCCGTGGGCAGCCCGGTGGCTGACGGCTGTCCCCGCTGCGTCTGCTACGacaaggaggaggtggcagtGCCCGCTGGCACCGTGGTCCCCCGGGGTGCCCGGCTCTGCACCTGCCCTCCTGAGGGGGGCCGGCTGCAGTGCGGCGATGGGGGCGAGGAGTGA